From Phycisphaerae bacterium:
GCTTGGACGCCGGCACGGCTTTCGAGATCCTGTCCATCGACATCGCGGACGTGGACGTGGGCGAGAATGTCGGGGCCAAACTGCAGGCCGACCAGGCCGAGGCCGACAAGCGGCGGTTTCAGGCCGAGGCCGAGAAGCGGGCCGCCCTGGCCCGGGCCCGCGAAGCCGAGATGGTCGCCCTGGTCCAGGAAAACCGGGCAAAGGTGGTCGAGGCCGAGGCCCAGGTACCCCAGGCCATGGCCGAGGCTTTCCGCAAGGGCTACCTTGGCGTGATGGACTACTACCGGCTCAAGAACGTCCAGGCAGACACGACCATGCGCGAGTCGATCGGCAAAGGCGAGGGTGACGTCAAGCTGTAGCCGGCCGGCGTTCCCGGGGGACACGGCCCAGGTTCTGCAGAAAACGATCTGCTGATCAGCGGAGCATTCAGTGTGTCGACATTACCCCTCCTAGCCCAGGACGGCAGCAGCTATGGCGAACTGGTGTATGTCATCGCCATCCTGATACTCTCCGGCCTCGGCGCGCTGCTCGAGAAGCTCAAGCAGAGACGCGAGCAACAGACCACGTCCCGTAAGAAAACTGGGGAATCGCCCCCCAAAGCCCCCGGGCTGCCCGAAAGAGCCCCACCTCCAACTGGCCGGACTGAACGGCCACCACCGTCTCGGACGCCTGCCGAGCCGTCGGTCCCACCTACCGTACGGCGGGAACCCCCCCCCGCGCCGCCTCAACGGCCCGCTCAGAGCCCGCCGCCAGTTCCACGACCCATCCCGGTGAGTCGCGAAGCTCCACCCACCTCCCGGCGACCGGTCAAGTCGCCTCCACGGCCACAGCAAGGCCCGCTTCGCCGCCAGGAGCCCGAGCCGAGGAAGCCCAAGATCGTCTCCCAGCCGCAGTTGGTTCCCGCCGTCCAGGTGCGCGCGGAGATGCAGTCGCCCACCCAGGTGACCAGCGCGCAACCGTTGCCGCTCGCTAAGCCAGCCCCGAAAGCCAGGCGACCTTTGACGCCACGCGAGCTGCGCCGGGCCATCGTACTGAACGAGATCCTCCAGCCGCCCGTTGGGCTGAGATAAGTGCGGCCGCCCAAACGGCCTGGATCGAGACTGGCAACGCCCCGTCACACCGAGAGGCCGAAACAGCGAGAGGAAGAAAGCCGAAAAGGGGCATTTCTCGGTGAATGCCTGTTGGTTGCGATGCGAATGCCCATCTCCATCGCGATTCAGCAGGCTGGCTTGATGCCAACCTCGGCCAGCAATTCCAGCACAAGTTCCATGGGCAGGCCGACCACGTTGCTGAAGCTGCCGTCGACCAGGGTGACGAATGGATCGCCGTCATCTTGGATGCCGTATGCCCCGGCCTTGCCCTCCCACTGGCCGCTGGCCAGGTAGGCCTCCATCTCACAGTTCGACATCCGCCGCATGGTTACCTGCGTGACGGCATGACGGGTGATCTCGCGGTAATCGGCAGGGGAGAGGACGGTGACGCCGGTGATGACTTTGTGAGTGCTCCCGCTCAAGGCGTCGAGGATCCGGCGGGCGTCGTCACGATCGGTCGGTTTGCCCAGGATCTGTTCGTTCAGGGCGACGACCGTGTCAGCGCCCAGCACGACCCGGTCGGCATGATCGCCGATCACGCTGCTGGCCTTGCCGTAGCTGGTCGACTCGGCGTAGAACTCCGGCCCGCCAAGCCATCCCGCCGGATCGGGTTCCTCGAACCGGGGCGACACGGCCTCAAAGGGAATGCCTGCCTCGCGCAGCAACTGCAGGCGGCGCGGACTCTTGGAGGCGAGGACAAGCGATTTGCGCATTCCAGCGAATCTCTCATTCATGGTCGTCAGTATAGCGTGCGTCATCGTCTCTGGAATGGGTCGATCAGGAGTGGTGATGCGGTGAGCGGGTGTAAGGTTGTCCTGGTGGGCATGCTGGCGGCGGTACGGGGTCGATGCCGCCCATGCTGAACGGGTGACATCGGGCCAGCCGTTTCATCGCCAGCCACATGCCGCGCCACGGACCATGAGTGTGAACCGCTTGCAGGCAGTACTCACTGCAGCTGGGCACGAACTTGCAGTTCCCGATCAACAGAGGAGCCACAATCACCCGATAGCCGCAAATCAGGCATTCGACGAAGAAGATCAGAACGCGACGCAGAACGAGCATCACTAGATGTTGAACCGGAAATTGATGACGTCACCGTCCTTGACGATGTAGCTCTTCCCTTCGAGGCGGACCTTGCCGGCGGCCTTGGCACCCTTCATGTCTCCTGCAGCCCTGAGATCGTCGTAGGCCACGGTCTCAGCTCGGATGAAACCGCGGGCGATATCGGTGTGAATCTTGCAGGCGGCCTCCACCGCATCGGCACCCCGCTTGATCGACCACGCCCGGACCTCGTCCTCCCCCGTGGTCAGGAATGACACCAGGCCCACGGCGTCGTAGCAGGCCCGCACCAGCCGATCGCGAGCCGATTCGTTGACCCCGAGATCCGCAAGAAACGCCGCCCGGTCGGCCGGCTCCAACTGGGCGATCTGCTCCTCGGTTTCGGCGCACAAGGCGATGGTCTGCGTGGCGTGCAGGTACTCGAACGGGGCCGGCTTGGCGGCCGCGCTCTCGTTCACGTTGATCACCACGATGATCGGCAGCTCGGTCAGGAACGCGAAGCTGGTGAGCATCTTACGGTCGTCGTCCCCGTGAATGGCCGTCGCGAGCGGTTGCTCCGCCTCCAGGGCCGCCTGGCAGCGCTTCATGAGCTCTAGCTCGCGTTTCTCGTGCTCGTGCGTCTTGGTCGGCTTCTTGAGCGACTTCTCCAGCCGGTCAATCCGGGTCACAACCTGATCAAGGTCGCAGAAGGCCAACTCGGAGGCCAGCTCCGCTAGGTCGGCCTGGCCGTCCACCCGGTTGCGGTAGGCGGGGACGCTGGGGTTGTCGAAGGCGCGGACGACGGCCACCAGGGCATCGCACTGGCGAAGCGAACTCAAGCTCTTGCGGAACTCGGCCTGCGAGGCGGCCGTCTCATGGCTGAACCCGGGGACGTCGAGGCATTCAATCGTGGCTTCCGTTTTCTTCTTCGGCTTGTAGATCTCGTTGAGCCAGTCCAGCCGGGCGTCCGGCACCCGAACGACGGCCAACTGCTCCCCCTGAACGTGGTGAGCCGCGACCGTTTGCCCGGTCACAGCCCGGAACAGCGTCGATTTTCCGCTCATCAGCGGGCCGATGAAGGCGACTCGCATGGTGTGGCTCCTCGTGCTGGATTCTTGGACGCCAGTCCGGGCCCGATTGTAAGCCCCGTCTTTGCCTGCTGCAACGACGGGAGCGGCGGTGAGAGGTGAAACCGGTCGCCCGCCGACAAGCCTCCTCGGTGAACGGTCAGGGCCGCCGGCCCAACGCCGGGCCTGGCCTGGAGCAAAGCACGAACGGACCCCTGACGCCGGGCAAGAACGGCGTCAGCAGCAGGAATCGTCCTCTTGCTGCATGACAACCCCAAGAACCGGGGTGTTGTGGTTCTCCTCGGGGACACACTTTGCGAAGGGGCGCCGGGTTCCATCTGGGTACTCTGGGCCCGGTGAAAACTCCTTCGGCCTGGTGAGGCTGGGAGCCGTCCGCCTCACCTCTTGGCCTTCAGATCCAGGATCGTCTTGGCCGCCTCGCGGTTGGCCGGCTCCTTCGATTCCGATAGCGTCTTGATCGGGTGCAGGTTGCCCTGCTCGATCGCCTGAGCCAGAGCGTCGTAGACCTCGTCGTGATCAGCGATCAGATCGCGGAGATGCAGCACCGTGTCGAGATCACCCAGGACGATCCTGCCGAACAGCCTCTTCTCGGCCTCGCGGTTCCAACGCACGGCCGTCACCTGCATGGCGTAACCGTGCGGCCAGATATCCAGGTCTGTGAAGTGCCACTGGACTTGGTCTTCCGCCACGCGTTGACCGTCGGTCTCCAGGATGGGGCCGCTGGCAACGAACGTAAAGGCGTAGTGCCGCGAACCGGACAGTTCGTGCAGGGAGGTCTGGAGCAGGGGGTTGACGCGGTGGGCGCCGCCGATCCTCGCCTCCCAGCGAGGCCGAGCCTGATTGTAGGGCACCTTGCTGAGCCGCTCGAAGTGACGCAGAAACGCGAGCCACATGGCCGCTTGCTCATCGCTTTGCGACGGCCCGGCTGGGTGTGTGGCGGCCGGTGTTTTGTTCTCACTGAAGAGCCCGAATCGATCCATGAGCATCTGAATCTGTTCATCGCTCAGCGCGGATCCGGACGCCTTGAACCGCACCAGCCTGCGAATCCGCTCGCGGACAAACGGCTCCCATGCTGTGGAAAGACGTTCCTGATCGACGGAGGCTTCATCCCCGGTCATCGGCAGCTTGAAGCCCGCGCCCGCCACAATCTGTTTGAGCTCTTGGACGGGGGCGCCGCTCAGTCCACTCGCGGCGATTCCCGGCCCGTTTTCATAGCACCAATAATACAAGTGGCGAATCGCCTTGCGCAAGTCCCCACCCAAGTACCCGTGCAGGGCAGTGAGGTCGTATTCGTCCCCGAGCAGCTCGGCCAGAGTGGCGCCGATGGCCGGGAGCATCCCGCCGAGCATCTCGTCCACAGCCTCCACGTAGTCGGGCAGCGAGATGGTCTCCGTCAGGGTTTCATTCCAACTGTCCACACCGAACAGGAGGTAGTCGTCGAATGCGTGATGCACCTTGTTGGATGCCACGCGATCGGAGAAGGGATAGGCCACCAGGTGGTAGGTCCGGGGGATCTCATCCACCGCCGCGAAGTGGCCACGGGCGCTGACATAGGTTCCCTCGGTGTCCGGGGTGGCCGGCTGGGTTGCACACTGACGCCACGCTTTCTGCCAG
This genomic window contains:
- a CDS encoding YchF family ATPase; the encoded protein is MRVAFIGPLMSGKSTLFRAVTGQTVAAHHVQGEQLAVVRVPDARLDWLNEIYKPKKKTEATIECLDVPGFSHETAASQAEFRKSLSSLRQCDALVAVVRAFDNPSVPAYRNRVDGQADLAELASELAFCDLDQVVTRIDRLEKSLKKPTKTHEHEKRELELMKRCQAALEAEQPLATAIHGDDDRKMLTSFAFLTELPIIVVINVNESAAAKPAPFEYLHATQTIALCAETEEQIAQLEPADRAAFLADLGVNESARDRLVRACYDAVGLVSFLTTGEDEVRAWSIKRGADAVEAACKIHTDIARGFIRAETVAYDDLRAAGDMKGAKAAGKVRLEGKSYIVKDGDVINFRFNI
- the maf gene encoding septum formation protein Maf — protein: MRKSLVLASKSPRRLQLLREAGIPFEAVSPRFEEPDPAGWLGGPEFYAESTSYGKASSVIGDHADRVVLGADTVVALNEQILGKPTDRDDARRILDALSGSTHKVITGVTVLSPADYREITRHAVTQVTMRRMSNCEMEAYLASGQWEGKAGAYGIQDDGDPFVTLVDGSFSNVVGLPMELVLELLAEVGIKPAC
- the yidD gene encoding membrane protein insertion efficiency factor YidD, with product MLVLRRVLIFFVECLICGYRVIVAPLLIGNCKFVPSCSEYCLQAVHTHGPWRGMWLAMKRLARCHPFSMGGIDPVPPPACPPGQPYTRSPHHHS